The following is a genomic window from Gymnodinialimonas ceratoperidinii.
TGCGGGCGGACGGTGCATTTCTATGACGGCTCGGGGAACCAGATCGAATATACCGCCGGGGATGGCACCGCCTATCTTTGGTACCACGACCTGCCCGAGGTGATCGTCGGCTCGTGGGGTGTCTATTCGGACGCCGAGCTTCGCGAGCTGCAGAATGACGGCTCGAGTGACACGGGCCGCGATGGGGGGCTCGACAGCTCGGATCTCTTCGATCTGCCCGTTGGTGGCGCGCAGGTCTGCTACGAATATCCGGCCGGTGGTTTTGGGCCGCTCGATCCCGGCGGCTTTCATTGTTGGGACGAGGTGGACCTGTTCGAGACCGTGGTGGAGGGCGGCGTCTTTCCGGGCGACCGCTACGCCCTGCGCGACGGAACCCCACCGTTCGTTCTGCAGGAACACCCGTTCCAGACCCTCGAGAGCTTTGACGCCGATTTCCCGCAGCTTCCGCCGGAGCCGGCTTGCGGGGTTCCGATCTCATGATCCGCACCGCGGCCCTTTTCTGCTTCTTCGCCCTGTCCGCAGCGGCACAGGACTTTCGCGGCTTGCTGCCCGGCATGCCGACGGCCGAGCTGGCGCGTCTGGGCGAGCCGTTCGAGCTGCAGACCGCCGAGGGCCGCACCGTGGCGCGCTATCCCCTGCCCTACGAGCGGCAACTCCATGTCGTGCATGGCGGCGGGCGCATCCTCTCGCTTGGGCTTGGTGCAATCGGCGCGCAGATGCGGCCGCCACAGAGCGACGGGCTGACGGTGGGGGAAAGCACCCTCGCGCAGACGCGCGCTGCGGCGGGCTCCGAGGGCTCTCCCCGCGCTCGCGAGACCGAGACGATCTTTGCCGGAGAGGTCTCCGTCGACTGGACGCTCTTCTTCGATTTGCCGGATCACCCCGATCTGACGTTGGAGACCGCTTTCGTCGCCCCCGACCGCACGCTCTCGGAGACAAGCAGCACGCTCCCGCCTGCCCCGCCCGCCGACGCCATCCTGATTGCCGCCAGTTTGCACCACGCAGATTACATCGCGGCCCACCCGGACATCTTCGGGGCCGACCCGGTCGACGAGACCGACGCCCCGTCTTTTGCAACCCCTTTGGCCGAGGCGTTTCCCCGCCTGCAAATGCCCTAGCCCAGACACCATCGCCCTGAAAAGGAACGCCCCATGGCTCTCAACATCGAACAAGGCTCCACCAGCCATTCCGCCTATGATCTTCGGTCGCATCTGTCCGACGTGATCGAGACTCACACCCTCGCGATCCTGGTCGAGAACGAGCCGGGCGTTCTGGCGCGCGTGATCGGGCTTTTCGCGGGGCGCGGTTACAACATCGAAAGCCTGACCGTGGCGGAGGTGGACCATGGCGGGCACCGCTCGCGCATCACCATTGTGACCTCGGGCACGCCGCAGATCATCAACCAGATCAAGATGCAGTTGGGCCGCATGGTGCCGGTGCACGAGGTCGCGGACCTCACCGTGGACGGGCCGTTCATCAGCCGGGAATTGGCGCTGATCAAGGTCGTGGCCAAGGGCGAACACCGGGTGGAAGCGCTGCGTATCGCAGAAATCTTCCGCGCCAACGTTGTCGACAGCACGCTGGAGAGCTTCGTTTTCGAGATCACCGGCACGCCGGAAAAGATCGATGCCTTCTGCGACCTGATGCGACCCCTGGGCGAGATCAAACTGGCGCGCACCGGCGTCGCGGCCATCGCCCGAGGCACGTGATGCGCCTTGCCCGCTTGATGCTTCTCTCTCTGGGCGTGGGCCTCGCGGGCCTGCCCGCCGCAGCGCAGAGCCTGCACGGCCTCACCCTGGGCGCGCCGATCCCCGAGGCGATGCCGATAGCCGACGACACCGCGGTTCAGGCGCCCTACACACGGTCGGTCTGGGCCGCGCTGGACGGGGTGATGATGACCGCCATCGCCGACAGCGAGACCGGCGGCGTTGTCTTCATCGAGTTGCGTCCTGCCGAGCCGGGCCCGGTTGCGACCGGTCTGGGCGGGCTCACCTTCGCAGAGACCACCCGCGCGGATCTGCATGCGCGCTTCGGATCTGAAGGCATCGTCTTTGAGGACGTCGGGCGTGGCGGGATTTTCGGCGATCTTGCCGCCTATTTCACCACCTACGAGGTGGCGGACAGCGACACGGTGCTCTCGTTCGTGACCATCGAGCCGCTCGACGCGGCGGATGAAAGCAGTGCGGCGCGATCGACCCTCGATAGCATTGTCATTGCGCAGGACGCTTATCTGACGGAAGTCTGGGGGCTCAATCGCGGCAGCCTGCCGGGCTATGCACCGATCGCCGACCCCTTCGACGGGTGATCATCGACACCCTCTCCGAGGCCGCGCCACGGATTCGCAAAGCATTATCAAGACGCGGAGGCTGTCTGCCCTGCCCCCGCGTCCGACCTCGGGACCTGCCTTTGTGGCACAGGTCCCGAGAAGGCTCGCCTTATTCCGTGGGAAGCAGTTCCGCTTCCTGCGCCGCGGCAATCTCATCCGCGTTCAGCACCCCGTCGGCATCCGCATCCAGCGCGGTGAATTCCTCTTCCGACATATCGGGCATGATCATCAGAAGCTCGGTGAAGCTGACCATGCCATCGGGGTCGGCATCGACATCTGCGATCTGCGCACCGGCAAGACCTGCCGTCACCATCAAGCCTGCAACCGCGGCGGCTGCGGAGATCACGCCAAGGCGGATTTTATTGTCATCGTTTCGCATGGGATTGGTCCCTTTGTTGTTGCGTGTCAGATGCGACCCTCCGGGATCGGTGGGGCATCTATGAGGGAAGAGCCTACTGAGGCCAGTTTCGTCCGGTGCGCCGCCAAGGATCGCCCCGGTCGGCGGCTCCCTGCTCAATATAGGGCGCGACAGGGGCAACGTCCCGCTGGTGTTTTCCCCATCGGCAAAGGATCGCCCGCCATGGGCGGGATAGCGGCCGCCAGCGGGCGCGCGGAGCGGCGCATCTTGCGGTCGCGGCAAGGCGGGATCAGCGTTCGATCAAGCATCCGCGTTTCAGACCTGCGAGGCCCCCATGCACCACCCCTCACGCCCCGCGCGGGAGAAGGACGCCACAGCCGCCCTTCCCCTGTCGCGCACTTTCACTGCATTGATGG
Proteins encoded in this region:
- the ilvN gene encoding acetolactate synthase small subunit; its protein translation is MALNIEQGSTSHSAYDLRSHLSDVIETHTLAILVENEPGVLARVIGLFAGRGYNIESLTVAEVDHGGHRSRITIVTSGTPQIINQIKMQLGRMVPVHEVADLTVDGPFISRELALIKVVAKGEHRVEALRIAEIFRANVVDSTLESFVFEITGTPEKIDAFCDLMRPLGEIKLARTGVAAIARGT